The following are encoded together in the Cryptosporangium minutisporangium genome:
- the mshC gene encoding cysteine--1-D-myo-inosityl 2-amino-2-deoxy-alpha-D-glucopyranoside ligase, with product MQSWPRPDVPLLPGTGIPLRLYDSATREVRPTAPGPTARMYVCGITPYDATHLGHAATYLTFDLVNRVWRDGGHDVDYVQNVTDVDDPLFERANRDGEDWIVLGMRETALFREDMTALRVLPPAHYVGVVEAVEEIAELVEKLVSIGVAYRIEDGSGDVYQDIHGAGRFGYESGYDAETMARFFAERGGDPDRPGKRDPLDPLLWRGAREGEPSWPSPVGPGRPGWHVECAAIAVNRLGMGIDVQGGGSDLIFPHHEMSALHAEAAADQWPFARHYVHAGMIGLDGEKMSKSRGNLVFVSRLRGDRVDPMAIRLALLSGHYRTDRSWTPAVLEEAQARLARWRDATALAAGPSAVELLARVRERLADDLDSPAAVQAVDRWADEALSGGAQSDPSAPALVRSTVDALLGIAL from the coding sequence ATGCAGAGCTGGCCGCGCCCCGATGTGCCCCTTCTCCCCGGAACCGGCATCCCGCTGCGGCTGTACGACTCGGCCACCCGTGAGGTCCGGCCGACCGCACCGGGGCCGACCGCCCGGATGTACGTCTGCGGCATCACCCCGTACGACGCCACCCACCTCGGCCACGCCGCCACGTATCTCACGTTCGACCTGGTGAACCGGGTCTGGCGGGACGGCGGGCACGACGTGGACTACGTCCAGAACGTGACCGACGTCGACGACCCGCTGTTCGAGCGCGCCAACCGGGACGGCGAGGACTGGATCGTCCTCGGCATGCGGGAGACCGCGCTGTTCCGCGAGGACATGACCGCGCTGCGGGTGCTCCCGCCGGCGCACTACGTCGGCGTCGTCGAAGCCGTCGAGGAGATCGCCGAGCTGGTCGAGAAGCTCGTCTCGATCGGCGTCGCCTACCGGATCGAAGACGGATCGGGCGACGTCTACCAGGACATCCACGGCGCCGGCCGGTTCGGGTACGAGTCCGGCTACGACGCGGAGACGATGGCGCGCTTCTTCGCCGAGCGCGGGGGAGACCCCGACCGGCCGGGCAAGCGCGACCCACTCGACCCGCTGCTCTGGCGCGGCGCCCGGGAGGGCGAGCCGAGCTGGCCGTCGCCGGTCGGGCCCGGACGCCCGGGCTGGCACGTGGAGTGCGCGGCGATCGCCGTCAACCGCCTCGGCATGGGCATCGACGTCCAGGGCGGCGGCTCGGACCTGATCTTCCCGCACCACGAGATGTCCGCCCTGCACGCCGAGGCCGCCGCCGACCAGTGGCCGTTCGCGCGGCACTACGTCCACGCGGGGATGATCGGGCTGGACGGCGAGAAGATGTCGAAGTCGCGCGGCAACCTGGTGTTCGTCTCCCGGCTGCGCGGTGACCGCGTGGATCCGATGGCGATCCGGCTGGCGCTGCTCTCCGGTCACTACCGCACCGATCGATCGTGGACGCCCGCGGTGCTGGAGGAGGCGCAAGCGCGCCTCGCTCGCTGGCGGGACGCGACCGCGCTCGCCGCCGGTCCGTCCGCCGTGGAGCTGCTGGCGCGGGTCCGGGAACGACTCGCGGACGACCTGGACAGCCCGGCCGCGGTGCAGGCCGTCGACCGCTGGGCGGACGAGGCGCTGTCCGGCGGCGCGCAGTCCGACCCGTCCGCCCCGGCCCTGGTGCGCAGCACCGTCGACGCCCTGCTCGGTATCGCGCTCTGA
- a CDS encoding amidohydrolase family protein, with product MSDQISDQLRSGRPIVLRGGTVLPMTDAPNSGPRSVLRDTDVLIVGERIEAIGPELAVPDGTVEIDAIGGIVLPGMVDTHRHMWQTAMRGYGADWTLTQYFVFYYLQHGKTFRPQDIYAGNLLSAIEAIDAGVTTTVDWSHNNHTTQHADAAVDALEAVPGRFVFAYGNIQAGAWEWTATPEFRDFVERRMHRGDMLGFQLAFDVTGDPAFPEKAAFEVARELGANVTTHAGVWGATNDDGIRLMYENGFMTPGTVYVHAATLNDDSYQRIAATGGSVSVSTESEQSCGQGYPPTWALRKHGIPVSLSMDTSVWWSGDLFSAMRATLGADRSREHLEAHRAGETVTHSHLRADQVVEWATRGGAAALGIDHLVGRLAPGLKADVVLIKNDASPVMFPVLNPYGHVAFQAQRADVHTVLVDGRAVKHDGKLLGIDLETARRAITETVEYLQGQLGEEAWAAGMNPDVPETKILDNPYTYTQYRSASTHEA from the coding sequence ATGAGCGATCAGATCTCCGACCAGCTCCGGTCCGGCCGCCCGATCGTGCTGCGCGGCGGCACCGTCCTGCCGATGACCGACGCACCGAACAGCGGCCCCCGATCGGTCCTCCGCGACACCGACGTCCTGATCGTCGGCGAGCGGATCGAAGCGATCGGGCCGGAGCTCGCCGTCCCGGACGGCACCGTGGAGATCGACGCGATCGGCGGCATCGTGCTGCCCGGCATGGTCGACACGCACCGGCACATGTGGCAGACCGCGATGCGCGGCTACGGCGCCGACTGGACGCTCACCCAGTACTTCGTCTTCTACTACCTGCAGCACGGCAAGACGTTCCGGCCGCAGGACATCTACGCGGGCAACCTGCTCTCGGCGATCGAGGCGATCGACGCCGGCGTCACCACGACCGTGGACTGGTCGCACAACAACCACACCACGCAGCACGCCGACGCCGCGGTCGACGCTCTGGAGGCGGTCCCCGGCCGGTTCGTTTTCGCCTACGGCAACATCCAGGCCGGCGCGTGGGAGTGGACCGCGACGCCCGAGTTCCGGGACTTCGTCGAGCGCCGGATGCACCGCGGCGACATGCTCGGCTTCCAGCTGGCGTTCGACGTGACCGGCGACCCGGCGTTCCCGGAGAAGGCGGCGTTCGAGGTCGCCCGCGAGCTCGGCGCGAACGTCACCACGCACGCCGGGGTCTGGGGCGCGACCAACGACGACGGCATCCGCCTGATGTACGAAAACGGCTTCATGACGCCCGGCACCGTCTACGTGCACGCCGCGACGCTGAACGACGACTCGTACCAGCGGATCGCGGCCACCGGCGGCTCGGTGTCGGTCTCCACCGAGAGCGAGCAGAGCTGCGGTCAGGGCTACCCGCCCACCTGGGCGCTGCGCAAGCACGGTATTCCGGTCTCGCTGTCGATGGACACCAGCGTGTGGTGGAGCGGCGACCTGTTCTCAGCCATGCGGGCGACGCTCGGCGCCGACCGGTCGCGCGAGCACCTGGAGGCGCACCGGGCCGGCGAGACCGTGACGCACTCGCACCTGCGCGCCGACCAGGTCGTCGAGTGGGCGACGCGGGGCGGCGCGGCCGCGCTGGGGATCGACCACCTGGTCGGTCGCCTGGCGCCGGGCCTCAAGGCCGACGTCGTGCTGATCAAGAACGACGCGTCACCGGTGATGTTCCCGGTGCTCAACCCCTACGGGCACGTCGCCTTCCAGGCGCAGCGCGCCGACGTGCACACGGTGCTGGTGGACGGCCGGGCCGTGAAGCACGACGGCAAGCTGCTCGGGATCGACCTGGAGACGGCACGCCGGGCGATCACCGAGACCGTCGAGTACCTACAGGGTCAGCTCGGCGAGGAGGCCTGGGCGGCGGGAATGAACCCCGACGTCCCGGAGACCAAGATCCTCGACAACCCGTACACCTACACCCAATACCGCAGCGCCTCGACCCACGAAGCCTGA
- a CDS encoding SCO1664 family protein: MSAAEQPPELDPADALTLLATGELQIEGRLVDASNATLLAAVSANGITAACVYKPVRGERPLWDFPDGTLAGREVSTYLLDQTLGWDLVPPTLLRDGPFGPGMCQLWIESESVDELVDLMPRERVPKGWFPVFGGVDGGGRDVVVAHADDTRLRRLAVLDSVANNADRKGGHLLLTAKGHLYGVDHGLCFHEEPKLRTLLWGWGGEPLEAEEIEALTRLRAELESGPLREALEDHLTDAEVRATVARVDRMLRTGRFPRPAGSRHTVPWPPF; this comes from the coding sequence CTGAGCGCAGCGGAGCAGCCACCGGAACTCGACCCGGCCGACGCGCTCACCCTGCTGGCGACGGGTGAGCTCCAGATCGAAGGGCGGCTGGTCGACGCCAGCAACGCGACGCTGCTCGCGGCGGTCAGCGCGAACGGCATCACCGCCGCCTGCGTGTACAAGCCGGTCCGCGGCGAACGTCCGCTCTGGGACTTCCCGGACGGGACGCTCGCCGGCCGCGAGGTGTCGACGTACCTGCTCGACCAGACGCTCGGCTGGGACCTGGTGCCGCCCACACTGCTCCGGGACGGACCGTTCGGGCCCGGGATGTGCCAGCTGTGGATCGAGTCCGAGTCGGTGGACGAGCTGGTCGACCTGATGCCGCGCGAGCGGGTGCCGAAGGGCTGGTTCCCGGTGTTCGGCGGAGTCGACGGAGGCGGGCGGGACGTCGTCGTCGCGCACGCCGACGACACGCGGCTGCGGCGGCTGGCCGTGCTCGACTCGGTGGCGAACAACGCCGACCGCAAGGGTGGCCACTTGCTGCTGACCGCGAAGGGTCACCTGTACGGCGTCGACCACGGGCTCTGCTTCCACGAGGAGCCGAAGCTCCGGACGCTGCTCTGGGGCTGGGGCGGGGAGCCGCTCGAAGCCGAGGAGATCGAAGCGCTGACCCGGCTCCGCGCCGAGCTCGAGAGCGGACCGCTCCGCGAGGCGCTGGAGGACCACCTGACCGACGCCGAGGTGCGGGCGACGGTCGCGCGCGTCGACCGCATGCTGCGTACCGGCCGCTTTCCCCGCCCCGCCGGATCTCGCCACACAGTCCCCTGGCCCCCCTTTTAG
- a CDS encoding DUF3090 family protein — protein sequence MAGQVYAFERPERFVAGTVGEPGDRTFYLQATDESRTVSVVLEKTQVALLAERLVELLDEAQRRLGADTGNDPDDVDTAPLTAPVEEEFRVGTLSLAWDAESSTVIVEATAQSEDEEAPEEELDSLRVRLTATETRAFVARAVRVVAAGRPPCPLCGLPLESGGHVCPRQNGYRR from the coding sequence ATGGCAGGTCAGGTCTACGCGTTCGAACGCCCAGAGAGGTTCGTCGCCGGAACGGTCGGGGAACCCGGCGACCGTACGTTCTACCTGCAGGCCACCGATGAGAGCCGCACCGTCAGCGTCGTGCTCGAGAAGACTCAGGTGGCGCTGCTGGCAGAGCGGCTCGTCGAGCTCCTCGACGAGGCCCAGCGTCGGCTCGGTGCCGACACCGGGAACGATCCCGACGACGTCGACACCGCGCCGCTCACCGCGCCGGTCGAAGAGGAGTTCCGGGTCGGCACGCTCTCGCTCGCCTGGGACGCCGAGTCGTCCACGGTCATCGTCGAGGCGACCGCCCAGTCGGAGGACGAAGAGGCGCCGGAGGAGGAGCTCGACAGCCTCCGCGTGCGGCTCACCGCCACCGAAACCCGGGCCTTCGTGGCCCGCGCCGTGCGGGTAGTCGCGGCCGGACGTCCGCCGTGCCCGCTGTGCGGGCTGCCGCTGGAGTCCGGCGGGCACGTCTGCCCCCGTCAGAACGGATACCGGCGCTGA
- a CDS encoding histidine phosphatase family protein, which translates to MPTLVLLRHGRSTANTSGVLAGWTPGVNLDDHGRKQADAVAERLRPVPLAAIVSSPLDRCQQTVKPLLVDRESGPDAPVIDERLGECKYGDWTGRKLTELVKEPLWKVVQQHPSAAVFPGPEGEGLAATQSRAVAAVREWNARVEASHGPDAVWLACSHGDVIKAILADAYGMHLDLFQRIVVDPCSVSVIRYAETRPFVVRVNDIGGELTGLLPPPKSTGDEDRTSDSDAVVGGGAGAV; encoded by the coding sequence ATGCCGACGCTGGTGCTGCTGCGGCACGGCCGGAGTACCGCGAACACCAGCGGGGTGCTCGCCGGGTGGACGCCGGGCGTCAACCTGGACGACCACGGCCGGAAGCAGGCCGACGCGGTCGCGGAGCGGCTTCGGCCGGTGCCGCTCGCGGCCATCGTGTCCAGCCCCCTCGACCGCTGCCAGCAGACGGTCAAGCCGTTGCTGGTCGATCGCGAGAGCGGCCCCGACGCCCCGGTGATCGACGAGCGGCTCGGCGAGTGCAAGTACGGCGACTGGACCGGCCGCAAGCTGACCGAGCTGGTCAAGGAGCCGCTCTGGAAGGTCGTCCAGCAGCACCCGTCGGCCGCGGTGTTCCCCGGACCGGAGGGCGAAGGCCTGGCGGCCACCCAGTCCCGGGCCGTCGCCGCCGTCCGCGAGTGGAACGCGCGGGTCGAGGCGTCGCACGGTCCGGACGCGGTCTGGCTGGCCTGCAGCCACGGTGACGTGATCAAGGCCATCCTCGCCGACGCCTACGGCATGCACCTCGACCTGTTCCAGCGGATCGTCGTCGACCCGTGCTCGGTGAGCGTCATCCGGTACGCCGAGACCCGGCCGTTCGTGGTGCGGGTGAACGACATCGGCGGCGAACTGACCGGCCTTCTGCCGCCCCCGAAATCGACCGGTGACGAAGACCGGACGAGCGATTCGGACGCCGTCGTCGGCGGCGGTGCAGGGGCGGTCTGA
- a CDS encoding undecaprenyl-diphosphate phosphatase: MNIFEAILLGAVEGFTEFLPISSTGHLTIIEKLLGYSIDDPDITAFTVIIQFGAVLATIIFLRDTIYRIIVGFFAGLFGKRPKSDPDFRFGVAVIVGSIPIIIVGLLFQDAIETTLRSLWFVGSALILWSGVMWFADRAATQRRHEEDITWKDTLIIGLVQCMALIPGISRSGATMSAGLLRDFDRVTITKLSFLLSIPALTGASILQGVTEYDRISSGVGWPATITAGVVSFIVGYLSVSWLLKFIAKHSYTVFIVYRVVLGTIVLLLVSTGAISAT; encoded by the coding sequence GTGAACATCTTCGAAGCGATCCTCCTCGGCGCGGTCGAGGGGTTCACCGAGTTCCTGCCCATCTCCAGCACCGGCCACCTGACGATCATCGAGAAGCTGCTCGGCTACTCGATCGACGACCCGGACATCACCGCGTTCACGGTGATCATCCAGTTTGGCGCGGTGCTGGCGACGATCATCTTCCTGCGCGACACGATCTACCGGATCATCGTCGGGTTCTTCGCCGGCCTGTTCGGCAAGCGACCGAAGTCCGACCCCGACTTCCGGTTCGGCGTCGCGGTGATCGTCGGGTCGATCCCGATCATCATCGTCGGGCTGCTGTTCCAAGATGCGATCGAGACGACTCTGCGCAGCCTCTGGTTCGTCGGCAGCGCGCTGATCCTGTGGAGCGGGGTGATGTGGTTCGCCGACCGCGCGGCCACCCAGCGGCGGCACGAAGAGGACATCACCTGGAAAGACACGCTGATCATCGGCCTGGTCCAGTGCATGGCACTGATCCCGGGTATCTCCCGGTCCGGCGCGACGATGTCGGCGGGTCTGCTGCGCGACTTCGACCGGGTGACGATCACCAAGCTGTCGTTCCTGCTCTCGATCCCCGCCCTGACCGGCGCCAGCATCCTGCAGGGCGTCACCGAGTACGACCGGATCTCCAGCGGCGTCGGCTGGCCGGCCACGATCACGGCCGGTGTGGTCAGCTTCATCGTCGGCTACCTCTCGGTGTCCTGGCTGCTGAAGTTCATCGCCAAGCACAGCTACACGGTCTTCATCGTCTACCGCGTCGTGCTCGGCACGATCGTCCTGCTGCTGGTGAGCACCGGAGCCATCTCCGCGACTTAG
- a CDS encoding LLM class F420-dependent oxidoreductase, which produces MKLGVNLGYWGAGNDAANLELAREADRLGWSSVWVAEAYGSDAATVLAWVAAQTEQIDVGSAIFQIPGRTPAMTAMTAATLDTLSGGRFRLGLGVSGPQVSEGWHGVRFDKPLARTREYVDIVRLALARQRRVKYDGEHYQLPLPDGPGKALMLTVHPVRDYIPTYLAAVGPKNLELTGEIADGLLAIFFSTDFGPEQLELVRKGREKAGKTMEDFDVVATVPVVVGDDPEQCAHAVRAYTALYVGGMGSRDKNFYNQLAVRMGYADAAAEVQEKYLRRDYEGAMAALPFEFLDRTALLGPVDRIASGLRALADAGVTTAAVAAFPGQEVGPIDTLRAVDEAHRLAGLGDVPSR; this is translated from the coding sequence GTGAAGCTGGGGGTGAACCTCGGGTACTGGGGCGCGGGCAACGATGCCGCGAACCTGGAGCTGGCCCGGGAAGCGGATCGTCTCGGTTGGTCGTCGGTGTGGGTGGCCGAAGCTTACGGCTCGGATGCCGCCACCGTGCTGGCCTGGGTCGCCGCCCAGACGGAGCAGATCGACGTCGGCTCGGCGATCTTCCAGATTCCCGGGCGGACGCCCGCGATGACCGCGATGACCGCGGCCACGCTCGACACGCTGTCCGGCGGCCGCTTCCGGCTCGGGCTCGGCGTCTCGGGCCCGCAGGTCTCCGAGGGCTGGCACGGGGTCCGATTCGACAAGCCGCTGGCGCGGACGCGGGAGTACGTCGACATCGTCCGGTTGGCGCTGGCGCGCCAACGCCGGGTGAAGTACGACGGCGAGCACTACCAGCTGCCGCTGCCCGACGGACCCGGCAAGGCGCTGATGCTCACGGTCCACCCGGTACGGGACTACATCCCCACCTACCTGGCCGCAGTCGGCCCGAAGAACCTGGAGCTGACCGGCGAGATCGCCGACGGCCTGCTGGCGATCTTCTTCTCCACCGACTTCGGCCCGGAGCAGCTGGAGCTGGTGCGCAAGGGCCGGGAGAAGGCCGGGAAGACGATGGAGGACTTCGACGTCGTCGCCACCGTGCCGGTCGTCGTGGGGGACGACCCGGAGCAGTGCGCCCACGCGGTCCGGGCCTACACGGCGCTGTACGTCGGCGGCATGGGCAGCCGGGACAAGAACTTCTACAACCAGCTCGCCGTCCGGATGGGCTACGCCGACGCGGCGGCCGAGGTGCAGGAGAAATACCTGCGCCGGGACTACGAGGGCGCGATGGCCGCGCTGCCGTTCGAGTTCCTCGACCGCACCGCGCTGCTCGGCCCGGTCGACCGGATCGCCTCCGGGCTCCGCGCGCTGGCCGACGCCGGCGTCACGACCGCCGCGGTCGCGGCGTTCCCCGGCCAGGAGGTCGGCCCGATCGACACGCTACGAGCCGTGGACGAGGCGCACCGCCTCGCCGGATTGGGAGACGTTCCGAGCCGGTGA
- a CDS encoding aldo/keto reductase — MELRALGHSGLMVSRLALGTMSWGRDTEADDAAEQLKAFTDVGGSLVDTADVYADGRAEEILGELIGSVVPRSAVQIATKAVAVPALRRRDASRGHLLSALDASLARLRTDHVDLWQLHAWDPHTPLEETLSAVDIAVSTGRARYVGMSNYTGWQTAKAATWQLAHGRPRLISTQVEYSLLERGVEREVVPAALDLGIGLLPWSPLGRGVLTGKYRHGTPADSRGASPHFERFVGRFLDHRSARVVEAVATAADGLGVSPLTVSLAWIRDRPGVTAPVVGARTVGQLMQSLQTEALTLPAEIRRALDDVSAPEFGYPERDGG; from the coding sequence ATGGAACTGCGTGCCCTCGGCCACAGCGGGCTGATGGTGTCCCGGCTCGCGTTGGGAACGATGTCCTGGGGGCGGGACACCGAAGCGGACGACGCCGCCGAGCAGCTCAAGGCATTCACCGACGTCGGCGGCTCGCTCGTCGACACCGCCGACGTCTACGCGGACGGCCGGGCTGAGGAGATCCTCGGCGAGCTGATCGGTTCGGTCGTGCCGCGGTCGGCGGTGCAGATCGCCACCAAGGCGGTCGCGGTGCCTGCCCTCCGGCGGCGGGACGCCTCCCGCGGTCATCTGCTCTCCGCGCTGGACGCCTCGCTCGCGCGGCTGCGCACCGACCACGTCGACCTCTGGCAGCTGCACGCCTGGGATCCGCACACGCCGCTGGAGGAGACGCTCTCCGCCGTCGACATCGCGGTCAGCACCGGACGGGCCCGCTACGTCGGGATGTCGAACTACACCGGCTGGCAGACCGCGAAGGCGGCCACCTGGCAGCTCGCCCACGGCCGGCCGCGGCTCATCTCCACCCAGGTGGAGTACTCGCTGCTCGAACGTGGCGTGGAGCGCGAGGTGGTACCCGCCGCGCTGGATCTGGGCATTGGACTGCTGCCCTGGTCACCGCTGGGCCGCGGAGTGCTCACCGGTAAGTACCGGCACGGGACGCCTGCCGACTCCCGCGGGGCGTCACCGCACTTCGAACGGTTCGTGGGGCGGTTCCTCGACCATCGGTCGGCCCGGGTCGTCGAGGCCGTCGCGACCGCCGCGGACGGCCTGGGTGTCTCACCGCTCACGGTCTCGCTGGCCTGGATCCGCGACCGGCCGGGCGTCACCGCGCCGGTGGTCGGCGCACGGACGGTCGGCCAGCTGATGCAGTCACTGCAGACCGAAGCCCTGACGCTGCCGGCCGAGATCCGCCGCGCGCTCGACGACGTCTCCGCGCCGGAGTTCGGGTACCCGGAGCGGGATGGCGGGTGA
- a CDS encoding DUF5703 family protein, translating into MPPDYEYAPLRLPPGTDRMSAQVELTIRAEYGGWELARVRLYADGTRKVVLRRRRSAGSTSSVLAT; encoded by the coding sequence GTGCCCCCAGACTACGAGTACGCCCCGCTGAGGTTGCCGCCCGGCACCGATCGGATGAGCGCACAGGTGGAGCTGACGATCCGCGCCGAGTACGGCGGCTGGGAGCTGGCACGGGTCCGGCTCTACGCCGACGGCACTCGCAAGGTCGTGCTCCGCCGCCGCCGGTCCGCCGGGTCGACGTCTTCCGTCCTCGCTACCTGA
- a CDS encoding M48 family metallopeptidase produces the protein MTVETSTERRRFPGISPRAYEHPADRGALVALRAVPGLPAVLRTMSGALGERRERLLLLASAVRVGPRQFAALDDLRLECAATLDVGPVPEVFVLRNPDPIAMTIGMDTPFIVLSTGLVDLLDTDELRFTIGHEMGHVLSGHAVYRTLLLYLTNASVNLAWFPIGYWGLRAIQLALEEWYRKSELSCDRAGLLCGQDPAAALRTHALLAGATGTDPEELADFLAQSEEYDAAGDIRDSILKLGHLVGRAHPLPALRAAELQRWATSDEYAARLAGEYPRRAYDPEASFTEEFKAAAGAYRDAVASSNDPLAKLVTAAGGRVAEGLSRLRRP, from the coding sequence ATGACCGTTGAGACCTCCACCGAACGTCGGCGATTCCCCGGAATCAGCCCACGCGCGTACGAACACCCGGCCGACCGCGGTGCGCTGGTCGCGCTGCGCGCGGTACCCGGCCTACCGGCAGTGCTCCGGACGATGTCCGGCGCGCTCGGTGAGCGCCGTGAGCGGCTGTTGCTGCTCGCGTCGGCGGTGCGGGTCGGCCCGCGCCAGTTCGCCGCGCTCGACGACCTACGCCTGGAGTGCGCCGCGACGCTCGACGTCGGCCCGGTGCCCGAGGTGTTCGTGCTGCGCAACCCGGACCCGATCGCGATGACGATCGGCATGGACACGCCGTTCATCGTGCTCAGCACCGGCCTGGTCGACCTGCTCGACACCGACGAGCTCCGGTTCACGATCGGGCACGAGATGGGCCACGTCCTCTCCGGGCACGCGGTCTACCGGACGCTCCTGCTGTACCTGACCAACGCCTCGGTGAACCTGGCCTGGTTCCCGATCGGCTACTGGGGCCTGCGCGCGATCCAGCTCGCACTCGAGGAGTGGTACCGCAAGTCCGAGCTCTCCTGCGACCGGGCCGGTCTGCTCTGCGGACAGGACCCGGCGGCGGCCCTGCGCACCCACGCGCTGCTGGCCGGAGCCACCGGCACCGACCCGGAGGAGCTGGCCGACTTCCTCGCGCAGTCGGAGGAGTACGACGCCGCCGGCGACATCCGGGACAGCATCCTGAAGCTCGGGCACCTGGTCGGGCGGGCACATCCCCTGCCCGCCCTGCGCGCAGCCGAGTTGCAGCGCTGGGCGACCAGCGACGAGTACGCCGCCCGGCTCGCCGGGGAGTACCCGCGCCGGGCGTACGACCCCGAGGCCTCGTTCACCGAGGAGTTCAAGGCGGCAGCCGGCGCCTACCGGGACGCGGTGGCGTCCTCGAACGATCCGCTGGCGAAGCTCGTCACGGCGGCCGGCGGGCGCGTGGCCGAGGGCCTCAGTCGCCTACGCCGCCCCTGA
- a CDS encoding M20/M25/M40 family metallo-hydrolase gives MSPTVAPIPSGPAAEDEVVDLARDLIRIDTTNTGETATSAGERAAAEYVAAKLDEVGIEATIYESERGRASVLARLEGTDSTRGGLVLHGHLDVVPANAADWTVDPFSGEIRDGYLWGRGAIDMKDMDAMILAVVRQWAREGRRPPRDMTLAFFADEEAGSVHGAHWLVDHHPEWFEGATEAVSEVGGFSLSVTDDLRLYLIETAEKGIEWLRLTARGKAGHGSFTHEDNAITALSEAVARIGRHRFPITLTDTVRRFLDEASDALGIELDPDQPEQVIAKLGPISRIIGATLRNTANPTMLDAGYKVNVIPGSATAAIDGRVLPGQEKEFLATIRELAGPDVEVEAMMEQVPLETTFDGELVDAMADALRHEDPGARPVPYMLSGGTDGKALSRLGIRCFGFAPLRLPADLDFASLFHGVDERVPVDGLRFGVRVLDRFLSRS, from the coding sequence ATGAGCCCGACCGTCGCCCCGATCCCGTCCGGACCCGCCGCCGAGGACGAGGTCGTCGACCTCGCGCGGGACCTGATCCGGATCGACACCACGAACACCGGGGAGACCGCGACCAGCGCGGGGGAGCGGGCCGCGGCCGAGTACGTCGCCGCCAAGCTCGACGAGGTCGGCATCGAGGCGACGATCTACGAGAGCGAGCGCGGCCGGGCCAGCGTGCTCGCCCGGCTGGAGGGCACCGACTCCACCCGCGGCGGTCTGGTGCTGCACGGCCACCTGGACGTGGTGCCGGCGAACGCCGCCGACTGGACGGTCGACCCGTTCTCCGGCGAGATCCGGGACGGCTACCTCTGGGGTCGCGGCGCGATCGACATGAAGGACATGGACGCGATGATCCTGGCGGTCGTCCGCCAGTGGGCGCGGGAGGGCCGCCGGCCACCGCGCGACATGACGCTCGCGTTCTTCGCCGACGAGGAGGCCGGCAGCGTCCACGGTGCGCACTGGCTCGTCGACCACCACCCCGAGTGGTTCGAGGGCGCCACCGAGGCGGTCAGCGAGGTGGGCGGCTTCTCCCTCAGCGTCACCGACGACCTCCGGCTGTACCTGATCGAGACCGCCGAGAAGGGCATCGAGTGGCTGCGGCTGACGGCCCGCGGTAAGGCCGGCCACGGCTCGTTCACGCACGAGGACAACGCGATCACCGCGCTCTCCGAGGCGGTCGCCCGGATCGGACGGCACCGGTTCCCGATCACGCTGACCGACACCGTCCGGCGCTTCCTCGACGAGGCGAGCGACGCGCTCGGCATCGAGCTCGACCCGGACCAGCCGGAGCAGGTGATCGCCAAGCTCGGGCCGATCTCCCGGATCATCGGCGCGACTCTGCGCAACACCGCCAACCCGACGATGCTCGACGCCGGCTACAAGGTGAACGTCATCCCGGGGTCGGCCACCGCGGCGATCGACGGCCGGGTGCTCCCTGGGCAGGAGAAGGAGTTCCTCGCCACGATCCGTGAGCTCGCCGGGCCCGACGTCGAGGTCGAGGCGATGATGGAGCAGGTCCCGCTGGAGACCACGTTCGACGGTGAGCTCGTCGACGCGATGGCCGACGCTCTGCGCCACGAGGATCCGGGTGCGCGCCCGGTCCCGTACATGCTCTCCGGCGGTACCGATGGCAAGGCGTTGTCGCGTCTGGGCATTCGATGCTTCGGCTTCGCACCGCTCCGCCTGCCCGCTGATCTCGATTTCGCCTCGCTGTTCCACGGTGTCGACGAGCGGGTCCCCGTCGACGGCCTACGCTTCGGGGTGCGTGTGCTCGACCGATTCCTTTCTCGCAGCTGA